A single Camarhynchus parvulus chromosome 5, STF_HiC, whole genome shotgun sequence DNA region contains:
- the LOC115904549 gene encoding programmed cell death protein 7-like, whose amino-acid sequence MRKTLHKRAVTSWQPRTAGSDPPIAQAFITCLGPGTPLPALPACPPRRGGAEGAGRGARGRCPLPTRPQPSELVTASGRRAGSPGCSRLLPSLPFRLPGRPPRFRPGRLPRDRIPPLTSRRRDPAPQRQRERQHSRDAVSTPAPPAASPPHGALSALRPAAPERSRPPQPRPASPLSPRRSVMAAAEPPRLSLG is encoded by the exons ATGCGGAAGACTCTTCACAAG AGAGCCGTGACCAGCTGGCAGCCTCGTACAGCAGGCTCAGACCCTCCCATTGCTCAGGCCTTCATCACCTGTCTGGGACCAGGCACCCCGCTCCCTGCCCTTCCCGCCTGCCCTccgcggcgcggcggggccgagggggccgggcggggggcgcggggccgctGCCCGCTCCCCACGCGGCCCCAGCCCTCCGAACTGGTTACAGCCAGCGGCCGCCGCGCCGGCTCGCCGGGCTGCAGCCGCCTCCTCCCCTCGCTCCCCTTCCGCCTGCCGGGCCGGCCGCCCCGCTTCAGGCCGGGCCGGCTCCCACGGGACCGCATTCCTCCCCTCACCTCGCGCCGTCGGGATCCGGCTCCTCAGCGGCAGCGGGAGCGGCAGCATTCCCGGGACGCTGTCTCCACGCCGGCGCCCCCGGCGGCTTCTCCTCCCCACGGGGCTCTCTCCGCTCTCCGGCCCGCAGCTCCCGAGCGCTCCCGGCCGCCGCAGCCCCGTCCCGCCTCTCCGCTCTCTCCCCGGCGCTCAGTAATGGCGGCCGCCGAGCCT